Proteins from one Setaria italica strain Yugu1 chromosome V, Setaria_italica_v2.0, whole genome shotgun sequence genomic window:
- the LOC101758548 gene encoding pentatricopeptide repeat-containing protein At1g10910, chloroplastic isoform X1 codes for MEASSLPMLTASRFLPPPPPPPLLTPTCPRQAVPFVRAAARTLEAPEAPKPQRPSPRRSAVAEVKASSDPVAALNRFEDVLQTQDCNIILRHCGDTRRWDDLSKVFEWMQEREMTNAASYSSYFKYLGLSRDPARALQVYGAIQDCTMRVHVSVCNSVLGCLVKNGRFDSSFKLYDEMIREGLSPDPFTYSTLLSGCVKLKQGYTKAMGLINEMKSRDLQMDSVIYGTLLAICASHNYCEEAEVYFQKMKDEGHSPNLFHYSSLLNAYSENADYGKAELLMKDLRSSGLTPNKVMLTTLLKVYSKGGIFEKAKDLLAELEASGFAQDEMPYCILIDGLVKGGKIEEANMLFNEMKEKGVKSDGYAFSIMISALHRGGHHQESKQLAKEFEAENASYDLVMLNTSLRTYCSTNDMESVMRMLKKMDELNISPDNITFNTLIRYFCNAKVYHLAYKTVEDMHTKGHQLNEELCSHVMVQLGKAGFPSEAFSVYNMLRYSKRTVRKSLHEKALGILVSSELLKDAYIVVKDNAELISPSSLEKFARAFMVSGNINLINDVMKALNRSGWRISQDIFGRAIQRYIQKPDKKHLLLCLLDWMTGQGYSVDSSSRNLLLKNAQLFGQKQLIAEILSKQQTASRTIGQRHKK; via the exons aTGGAAGCCTCGTCCTTGCCGATGCTCACCGCCTCCCGCTTcctgcctccgcctccgccgccgccgctgctgacGCCGACATGCCCCCGGCAGGCCGTCCCCTTCgtccgcgcggccgcgcggacACTAGAAGCGCCGGAGGCGCCCAAGCCCCAGCGGCCGTCCCCCAGGCGCAGCGCCGTCGCCGAGGTCAAGGCCTCCTCCGACCCCGTAGCCGCGCTCAACAG GTTCGAGGATGTGCTGCAGACACAGGACTGCAACATAATCCTGCGCCACTGCGGAGACACTAGGCGCTGGGATGACCTCTCTAAG GTCTTCGAGTGGATGCAGGAGCGCGAGATGACCAACGCTGCATCTTACAGCAGTTACTTCAAATACCTTGGACTGAGCCGTGATCCCGCGAGGGCGCTGCAAGTGTATGGTGCCATCCAAGACTGCACGATGAGGGTTCACGTCTCTGTCTGTAATTCGGTTCTCGGGTGCTTGGTGAAGAATGGGAGGTTTGACAGCAGCTTCAAGCTCTATGACGAGATGATACGCGAAGGGCTATCACCTGATCCATTCACCTACAGTACT CTGCTATCAGGGTGCGTGAAGTTGAAGCAGGGTTACACGAAGGCAATGGGATTGATCAATGAGATGAAATCCCGAGATCTTCAGATGGATAGTGTAATATATGGCACTCTTCTGGCAATATGTGCATCTCATAACTACTGTGAGGAGGCTGAAGTATATTTTCAGAAAATGAAAGATGAAGGCCATAGTCCTAATCTGTTCCATTACAGCTCCCTGTTGAATGCATATTCAGAAAATGCTGATTATGGAAAAGCTGAGCTGTTGATGAAAGATCTGAGGTCCTCTGGATTAACACCAAATAAG GTTATGTTGACCACTTTGTTAAAGGTGTATTCTAAAGGTGGTATCTTTGAGAAGGCTAAGGACCTGCTAGCTGAACTGGAAGCCTCAGGTTTTGCACAGGATGAG ATGCCATACTGTATATTGATTGATGGCCTTGTCAAAGGTGGGAAGATAGAGGAAGCAAATATGTTATTTaatgaaatgaaagaaaaaggggTCAAATCTG ATGGTTATGCATTTAGTATCATGATTTCAGCATTACACAGAGGTGGTCATCATCAAGAATCAAAACAACTTGCAAAAGAATTTGAGGCTGAGAATGCATCATATGATCTGGTTATGCTTAATACATCACTGCGCACTTACTGCAGCACAAATGATATGGAGAGTGTAATGAGGATGCTGAAGAAAATGGATGAATTGAACATATCTCCTGATAATATTACATTTAATACCTTGATAAGGTACTTCTGCAATGCAAAGGTTTATCACCTAGCATACAAGACGGTTGAAGATATGCATACAAAGGGTCATCAATTAAATGAG GAGCTTTGTTCTCATGTAATGGTACAGCTAGGAAAAGCAGGTTTTCCTTCTGAAGCATTTTCTGTGTATAACATGTTGAGGTACAGTAAGAGAACAGTACGTAAATCTCTTCATGAGAAGGCTTTAGGCATCTTGGTTTCATCAGAACTTCTCAAGGATGCATACATTGTTGTTAAG GACAATGCTGAGCTgatttctccttcctccttggaGAAGTTTGCTAGGGCTTTCATGGTATCAGGAAATATAAATCTAATTAACGATGTCATGAAAGCCCTAAATCGCTCTGGGTGGCGTATCAGCCAG GATATCTTTGGGAGAGCAATTCAGAGATACATCCAGAAGCCTGATAAAAAGCATCTACTGCTGTGCCTCTTGGACTGGATGACTGGACAAGGCTATTCTGTAGACTCATCATCAAGGAACTTGCTTTTGAAGAATGCACAGCTTTTTGGCCAAAAACAACTGATAGCAGAAATTCTTTCTAAGCAGCAGACAGCATCAAGGACCATTGGACAAAGACACAAAAAATGA
- the LOC101758548 gene encoding pentatricopeptide repeat-containing protein At1g10910, chloroplastic isoform X2, whose amino-acid sequence MQEREMTNAASYSSYFKYLGLSRDPARALQVYGAIQDCTMRVHVSVCNSVLGCLVKNGRFDSSFKLYDEMIREGLSPDPFTYSTLLSGCVKLKQGYTKAMGLINEMKSRDLQMDSVIYGTLLAICASHNYCEEAEVYFQKMKDEGHSPNLFHYSSLLNAYSENADYGKAELLMKDLRSSGLTPNKVMLTTLLKVYSKGGIFEKAKDLLAELEASGFAQDEMPYCILIDGLVKGGKIEEANMLFNEMKEKGVKSDGYAFSIMISALHRGGHHQESKQLAKEFEAENASYDLVMLNTSLRTYCSTNDMESVMRMLKKMDELNISPDNITFNTLIRYFCNAKVYHLAYKTVEDMHTKGHQLNEELCSHVMVQLGKAGFPSEAFSVYNMLRYSKRTVRKSLHEKALGILVSSELLKDAYIVVKDNAELISPSSLEKFARAFMVSGNINLINDVMKALNRSGWRISQDIFGRAIQRYIQKPDKKHLLLCLLDWMTGQGYSVDSSSRNLLLKNAQLFGQKQLIAEILSKQQTASRTIGQRHKK is encoded by the exons ATGCAGGAGCGCGAGATGACCAACGCTGCATCTTACAGCAGTTACTTCAAATACCTTGGACTGAGCCGTGATCCCGCGAGGGCGCTGCAAGTGTATGGTGCCATCCAAGACTGCACGATGAGGGTTCACGTCTCTGTCTGTAATTCGGTTCTCGGGTGCTTGGTGAAGAATGGGAGGTTTGACAGCAGCTTCAAGCTCTATGACGAGATGATACGCGAAGGGCTATCACCTGATCCATTCACCTACAGTACT CTGCTATCAGGGTGCGTGAAGTTGAAGCAGGGTTACACGAAGGCAATGGGATTGATCAATGAGATGAAATCCCGAGATCTTCAGATGGATAGTGTAATATATGGCACTCTTCTGGCAATATGTGCATCTCATAACTACTGTGAGGAGGCTGAAGTATATTTTCAGAAAATGAAAGATGAAGGCCATAGTCCTAATCTGTTCCATTACAGCTCCCTGTTGAATGCATATTCAGAAAATGCTGATTATGGAAAAGCTGAGCTGTTGATGAAAGATCTGAGGTCCTCTGGATTAACACCAAATAAG GTTATGTTGACCACTTTGTTAAAGGTGTATTCTAAAGGTGGTATCTTTGAGAAGGCTAAGGACCTGCTAGCTGAACTGGAAGCCTCAGGTTTTGCACAGGATGAG ATGCCATACTGTATATTGATTGATGGCCTTGTCAAAGGTGGGAAGATAGAGGAAGCAAATATGTTATTTaatgaaatgaaagaaaaaggggTCAAATCTG ATGGTTATGCATTTAGTATCATGATTTCAGCATTACACAGAGGTGGTCATCATCAAGAATCAAAACAACTTGCAAAAGAATTTGAGGCTGAGAATGCATCATATGATCTGGTTATGCTTAATACATCACTGCGCACTTACTGCAGCACAAATGATATGGAGAGTGTAATGAGGATGCTGAAGAAAATGGATGAATTGAACATATCTCCTGATAATATTACATTTAATACCTTGATAAGGTACTTCTGCAATGCAAAGGTTTATCACCTAGCATACAAGACGGTTGAAGATATGCATACAAAGGGTCATCAATTAAATGAG GAGCTTTGTTCTCATGTAATGGTACAGCTAGGAAAAGCAGGTTTTCCTTCTGAAGCATTTTCTGTGTATAACATGTTGAGGTACAGTAAGAGAACAGTACGTAAATCTCTTCATGAGAAGGCTTTAGGCATCTTGGTTTCATCAGAACTTCTCAAGGATGCATACATTGTTGTTAAG GACAATGCTGAGCTgatttctccttcctccttggaGAAGTTTGCTAGGGCTTTCATGGTATCAGGAAATATAAATCTAATTAACGATGTCATGAAAGCCCTAAATCGCTCTGGGTGGCGTATCAGCCAG GATATCTTTGGGAGAGCAATTCAGAGATACATCCAGAAGCCTGATAAAAAGCATCTACTGCTGTGCCTCTTGGACTGGATGACTGGACAAGGCTATTCTGTAGACTCATCATCAAGGAACTTGCTTTTGAAGAATGCACAGCTTTTTGGCCAAAAACAACTGATAGCAGAAATTCTTTCTAAGCAGCAGACAGCATCAAGGACCATTGGACAAAGACACAAAAAATGA